The Flavobacterium piscisymbiosum genome includes a region encoding these proteins:
- a CDS encoding AsmA-like C-terminal region-containing protein: MSKNKTKSILLKTAKYLGITFVVIIGLLFLTPIIFADKIKEQIKKTANEKLSAELNYSDVSVSFFHHFPSLTLTLNDLSLNGSAPYKSEKFITAKEVSFGINVASLVFSKEVKIDQIYLSDSFINVKVNAKGEANYNVYKSSSPSDPKDSADADASLKLEKIEILNSKIIYDDLSTKVHFDAFGFDYLGKGDLAQDIFDLYSKAKIEKLNIVYEGEPYLMNKKIDADLITKVNVNSLSFFFQQNNLKINQLLVDFKGKFDFLKDGYNMDFVIKSDNSDLYDVFTAFPPKYITWLSKTELKGKTNLLFTLKGNYIASQKIAPDLNLDVKIDSGFVNYNKSAFPVSNLNLEIKTKLPSLNPDLAIVDAKNLSLNINQDYLKSKFYIEGINTPNINADFKAKIDLEKLITALGIPDIVLKGSLAGDVKANGKFDQKNKLFPVTNGVIDLENGYLKTPYYPNPITNITIKSKINNQKGTFDDLKVSLKPTQFTFEGKPVFVEADLSNFNDLTYDIKAKGELDVNKIYKVFSQKGLDLDGFVKADLVLKGKQSDAEKGNYSKLHNKGTLELRNIGITSEYLPKKFIIKEGVFKINQDKMYFNNFLAAYGQSDFKMNGYLQNVFNYATTNTGVLRGSFKSTSRYINVDEFMSSTQANTSVTQTKTETPAPAQTEAKQTGVIIIPTNLNLIFTAQAQKVNFDKLNLQNATGNLSMNKGKLSMQNTGFNLIGCNVAMNANYQAVTPQKANFDFTIKASDFDIKKAYNEIEVFRKMASAAEKAQGIVSVDYQLKGRLNGNMDPVYPSLVGGGTLSVKDVKVRGLKMFNAVSKATSSESMQNPDLSKVDIKTTIKNNIMTVERFKFKFAGFRPRIEGTTSLDGKLNLKMRLGLPPLGIFGIPLTVTGTQNSPKVKLGRKTEDLEETKDTE, translated from the coding sequence ATGTCAAAAAATAAAACGAAGTCTATTTTATTAAAAACGGCTAAATATCTGGGAATTACTTTTGTTGTTATTATTGGGCTATTATTCTTAACCCCAATTATTTTTGCCGATAAAATCAAAGAGCAAATCAAGAAAACGGCAAATGAAAAACTAAGTGCCGAATTGAACTATTCGGATGTTTCAGTTTCGTTTTTTCATCATTTTCCTTCGTTAACTTTAACTTTAAATGACCTAAGCCTTAACGGGTCAGCTCCGTATAAAAGTGAAAAATTCATCACCGCAAAAGAGGTTTCTTTTGGAATAAATGTAGCCAGTTTAGTTTTTAGTAAAGAAGTAAAAATTGATCAGATTTATTTATCTGATTCGTTTATTAATGTAAAAGTAAACGCAAAAGGAGAAGCAAATTACAATGTTTACAAATCATCAAGTCCATCAGACCCAAAAGACAGCGCTGACGCAGATGCATCGCTAAAACTAGAAAAAATCGAGATCCTCAACAGTAAAATAATTTACGATGACTTATCGACTAAAGTTCATTTTGATGCTTTTGGATTTGATTATTTAGGAAAAGGAGATTTAGCCCAAGATATTTTTGATTTGTATTCGAAAGCTAAAATCGAGAAATTAAATATTGTTTATGAAGGCGAACCGTATTTAATGAATAAAAAAATTGATGCGGATCTGATTACCAAAGTAAATGTAAACTCTTTGTCTTTCTTTTTTCAACAAAACAACTTAAAAATCAATCAGCTTTTGGTCGATTTTAAAGGGAAATTTGATTTTTTGAAAGATGGCTACAATATGGATTTTGTAATTAAATCCGACAATAGCGACTTATACGATGTATTTACAGCTTTTCCTCCAAAATATATTACATGGCTTTCTAAAACCGAATTAAAAGGAAAAACAAACTTACTTTTTACCTTAAAAGGAAATTATATTGCATCGCAAAAAATTGCTCCAGACCTTAATTTAGATGTAAAAATAGACAGCGGATTTGTAAATTATAACAAAAGTGCTTTTCCGGTTTCTAATTTAAATTTAGAAATAAAAACAAAGCTTCCGTCATTAAATCCGGATCTTGCTATTGTTGATGCTAAAAACTTATCTTTAAATATAAATCAAGATTACTTAAAATCTAAATTTTATATCGAAGGGATAAATACTCCCAATATCAATGCTGATTTTAAAGCCAAAATAGATCTTGAAAAATTAATAACAGCCCTGGGAATTCCTGATATTGTTTTAAAAGGAAGCTTAGCCGGAGACGTAAAAGCAAATGGAAAATTTGATCAGAAAAACAAACTTTTCCCCGTTACAAATGGTGTTATTGATTTGGAAAATGGTTATTTAAAAACTCCTTATTATCCAAATCCTATTACCAATATTACTATAAAATCTAAAATCAACAATCAAAAAGGAACTTTTGATGATTTGAAAGTGAGCTTAAAACCTACACAGTTTACCTTTGAAGGAAAACCTGTTTTTGTAGAAGCAGATTTGAGTAATTTCAACGATTTGACTTATGATATTAAAGCCAAAGGAGAACTTGATGTAAATAAAATCTATAAAGTTTTCTCTCAAAAAGGACTTGATTTAGATGGCTTTGTAAAAGCTGATTTAGTTTTGAAAGGCAAACAAAGTGATGCCGAAAAAGGAAACTACAGCAAGCTTCACAACAAAGGAACGCTTGAACTTAGAAATATTGGCATTACATCAGAATATTTGCCAAAAAAATTCATCATCAAAGAAGGTGTTTTTAAAATCAATCAGGATAAAATGTATTTTAATAATTTTCTGGCTGCTTACGGTCAGTCAGATTTTAAGATGAATGGATATTTGCAGAACGTTTTTAATTACGCAACCACCAATACAGGCGTTTTAAGAGGTTCTTTTAAGTCCACGTCACGATACATCAATGTTGACGAATTTATGTCGAGTACTCAGGCAAATACTTCTGTAACCCAAACAAAAACTGAAACCCCGGCTCCTGCTCAGACTGAAGCAAAACAAACGGGTGTTATCATAATTCCGACGAATTTGAATCTGATTTTTACTGCTCAGGCTCAAAAAGTGAATTTTGATAAATTAAACCTTCAAAATGCTACTGGAAACTTAAGCATGAACAAAGGTAAACTAAGCATGCAGAATACAGGTTTTAACTTAATTGGCTGCAATGTTGCTATGAATGCCAATTACCAGGCTGTTACTCCTCAAAAAGCAAATTTTGATTTTACTATTAAAGCGTCTGATTTTGATATCAAAAAAGCATACAACGAAATTGAAGTTTTCAGAAAAATGGCCAGCGCTGCCGAAAAAGCACAGGGAATTGTTTCGGTTGATTATCAATTAAAAGGCCGTTTAAACGGTAATATGGATCCTGTTTATCCATCACTTGTGGGTGGCGGAACGCTTTCTGTAAAAGATGTAAAGGTGCGAGGACTGAAAATGTTTAATGCGGTAAGCAAAGCAACAAGTTCTGAATCCATGCAAAATCCTGATCTTTCTAAGGTTGACATTAAAACCACAATCAAGAACAATATCATGACCGTAGAGCGCTTTAAATTTAAGTTTGCAGGCTTTAGACCAAGAATCGAAGGCACAACAAGTCTCGACGGAAAACTGAACTTAAAAATGCGTTTAGGCTTACCTCCTCTTGGTATATTCGGAATTCCATTGACGGTTACCGGAACTCAGAATAGTCCTAAAGTAAAACTAGGAAGAAAAACTGAGGATCTGGAAGAAACAAAAGATACTGAGTAA